One genomic region from Maridesulfovibrio frigidus DSM 17176 encodes:
- a CDS encoding class I SAM-dependent methyltransferase: MKSQDCKPLGQQDHWNDLFAKDDAFFGESASEFAQNSLEIFKKNGVRSLLDFGCGQGRDSFLFAQNGIEVTALDYSESAVLNIRNRAKKCGLPSLIKPQEHDVRKTLPFESCSFDVCYSHMLLCMNLTNSEVAFVLREIHRVLKPDGLVFYSVRNNFDKHFRAGKHLSDDIYEIGGFVIHFFDQAKVNNLSKGYELLDVIRLEEGTLPRDLFCVQMKKGVAPDNWEINFRHEKDKQNVNINKNDGSFKSSLGKT, from the coding sequence GAGAATCAGCAAGTGAATTCGCACAGAATTCTCTCGAGATCTTTAAGAAGAATGGAGTTCGTTCTTTGCTGGACTTTGGTTGCGGTCAAGGGCGCGATTCATTTCTTTTTGCTCAAAACGGAATAGAAGTTACCGCTCTTGATTACTCTGAGTCCGCAGTCTTAAATATTCGTAACCGGGCTAAAAAATGCGGTCTTCCTTCTTTAATTAAGCCTCAAGAGCACGATGTCAGGAAAACTTTACCATTTGAAAGTTGTTCTTTTGATGTATGTTATTCACATATGTTGCTGTGTATGAACCTCACTAATTCTGAAGTTGCATTTGTTTTGCGAGAAATTCACCGTGTACTTAAGCCTGATGGTCTTGTTTTTTATTCTGTTCGGAATAATTTTGATAAGCATTTCAGAGCAGGAAAACATTTGTCTGATGATATTTATGAGATTGGAGGATTTGTTATACATTTTTTTGATCAAGCAAAAGTGAATAACTTGTCAAAGGGATATGAGCTCTTAGATGTCATTCGCTTAGAAGAGGGTACGTTGCCGCGTGATTTGTTTTGCGTTCAAATGAAGAAGGGAGTTGCCCCCGATAACTGGGAAATAAATTTCAGACATGAAAAAGATAAACAAAACGTCAATATAAATAAAAATGATGGTTCATTTAAAAGTTCATTGGGCAAAACATGA